The Anguilla rostrata isolate EN2019 chromosome 18, ASM1855537v3, whole genome shotgun sequence genome has a window encoding:
- the crip3 gene encoding cysteine-rich protein 3, which produces MTSKCPRCEKPVYFAEKVSSLGKNWHRFCLKCERCNKTLSPGGHAEHDGLPYCHKPCYGTLFGPKGVNIGGVGSYIYDTPPPTPVNKSLDSPSDGCPTTPWTPAQTTRQQPKVFPAAPTYVKTFAGETSLCPGCGKVVYFAEKVMSLGRNWHRPCLRCDRCKKTLTPGGHAEHDGRPYCHVPCYGYLFGPKGVNIGEVGCYVYDKESEQNEITSQS; this is translated from the exons ATGACTTCCAAGTGCCCCCGATGCGAAAAACCCGTGTATTTTG ctGAAAAAGTGAGCTCTCTGGGGAAGAACTGGCACCGATTCTGCCTGAAATGCGAACGCTGTAACAAGACCCTGTCGCCGGGCGGCCATGCGGAG CACGACGGACTGCCGTACTGTCACAAGCCCTGCTACGGAACCCTGTTCGGACCCAAAG gtgtcaATATCGGAGGGGTGGGCTCCTACATCTAcgacaccccgccccccaccccggtcAACAAATCCTTGGACAGCCCCTCAGACGGGTGCCCCACCACCCCCTGGACCCCCGCCCAGACCACCCGACAGCAGCCGAAGG TCTTTCCAGCGGCCCCCACCTACGTGAAGACGTTCGCTGGGGAGACGTCACTGTGCCCAGGGTGTGGAAAGGTGGTGTATTTCG CTGAGAAGGTGATGTCATTGGGGAGGAACTGGCATCGACCCTGCCTGCGTTGTGACAGATGTAAGAAAACACTGACCCCTGGTGGACATGCTGAG CATGACGGAAGGCCTTACTGCCATGTACCTTGCTACGGATACCTGTTTGGGCCAAAAGGAGTGAACATTGGAGAGGTCGGCTGCTACGTCTATGATAAAGAGAGCGAGCAAAATGAAATCACAAGCCAGTCCTAA
- the LOC135245040 gene encoding solute carrier family 22 member 7-like, whose protein sequence is MKFEHVLAETDGFGRFQIMIMSITFLARFTLPCHFLVNNFMAAVPDHRCHIRGLDDGDAFANLTLDQRLTVSIPTQEDGTLSSCRMFREPQFHLLHNSSNATEIPAVSCLYGWVYDNTTFSTTLATEWDLVCDYISLNKATATIFFVGVMMGALVFGSLSDRYGRKSMLLVSYVAGMVFGLASAFSSSFLMFAIMRFLTGFGITGISIISTVLSLEWVDIEHRRLVGLIDSFAWTFGNLMLSWMAYLVNDWRWLVVTITSPLAFAILSWRWIPESARWLIANGQVDRAHSYLQKCAKMNRRESFSEKIKPETLSNIVVLEKGQKTYTYLDLVKTPKMRRMALLTGIIWYGIAFTYYGISFNITGFGMNIYLTQFAYATIEVPSKLTVYYLLDKIGRRSVEVGALLGAGVCLAINTFVPRDMALWRSVIAIIGKGCSSASFTTIFLFTSELYPTVVRQNSLGYNSFMARVGVAVAPLVILLDAVWRPLPQIIMCAAAVTAGLLARLLPETKGQRLPETIEDVEQTRNKLVSLPIQEQPDIPMEPLMNDKIEKGT, encoded by the exons ATGAAGTTTGAACATGTGCTGGCTGAAACCGATGGCTTTGGCAGGTTTCAGATTATGATCATGAGCATCACCTTCCTGGCGCGGTTTACGCTGCCGTGTCACTTCTTAGTTAACAACTTCATGGCGGCCGTGCCGGATCACCGCTGCCACATCCGCGGTCTGGACGACGGGGACGCCTTCGCGAatctgaccctggatcagcggCTGACCGTCAGCATTCCAACGCAGGAAGACGGGACTCTGAGCTCCTGTAGGATGTTCAGAGAGCCTCAGTTCCACCTGCTGCACAACTCTTCCAACGCTACTGAGATACCTGCAGTCTCATGTCTGTACGGATGGGTGTATGACAACACCACTTTTTCAACAACTTTAGCGACGGAG TGGGACCTGGTTTGTGACTACATAAGCCTTAATAAAGCAACTGCCACCATTTTCTTTGTGGGAGTGATGATGGGTGCATTGGTGTTTGGCAGCCTGAGTGACAG GTATGGCAGGAAGTCGATGCTGCTGGTGTCCTACGTGGCCGGGATGGTGTTTGGGCTGGCCAgcgccttctcctcctccttcctcatgtTCGCCATCATGAGGTTTCTCACTGGATTCGGGATCACTGGGATCAGCATTATTTCCACCGTCCTCA GTTTGGAGTGGGTTGACATTGAGCACAGGAGGCTGGTCGGCCTCATTGACAGTTTTGCCTGGACCTTCGGCAACCTGATGCTGTCCTGGATGGCCTACCTGGTGAATGACTGGCGGTGGCTGGTTGTCACGATCACCTCCCCTCTGGCTTTCGCCATACTGTCATGGAG GTGGATCCCAGAGTCTGCAAGGTGGCTGATTGCAAATGGACAGGTGGACCGGGCTCACTCCTACCTGCAGAAGTGCGCCAAGatgaacaggagagagagctttTCTGAGAAAATCAAACCAGAG ACACTGTCCAATATAGTTGTGTTGGAAAAAGGACAGAAGACCTACACCTATTTGGATCTGGTGAAAACCCCCAAGATGAGGAGAATGGCTCTGCTAACTGGAATTATATG gTATGGAATTGCCTTCACATATTATGGCATCAGCTTCAACATCACAGGGTTTGGGATGAACATCTATTTGACCCAGTTTGCATATGCCACCATAGAGGTCCCCTCCAAACTGACAGTGTATTACTTACTGGATAAAATCGGCCGGAGGAGCGTGGAGGTGGGGGCTCTGCTCGGTGCGGGGGTCTGTCTGGCGATAAACACGTTCGTCCCCAGAG ACATGGCACTGTGGCGCTCCGTCATTGCCATCATTGGCAAAGGCTGTTCCTCAGCCTCCTTCACCACCATCTTCCTGTTCACGTCCGAGCTCTACCCCACCGTGGTCAG ACAGAACAGTTTGGGTTACAATTCGTTTATGGCCCGGGTAGGCGTGGCCGTTGCTCCACTGGTGATCCTATTGGATGCTGTGTGgcggcccctcccccagatTATTATGTGTGCGGCGGCCGTTACTGCTGGGCTGCTGGCGAGACTACTTCCTGAAACTAAGGGCCAGAGACTGCCAGAGACCATAGAAGATGTGGAACAAACCAG AAACAAGCTTGTTAGCCTGCCAATCCAGGAACAACCCGACATTCCCATGGAACCCCTAATGAATGATAAGATTGAAAAGGGAACATAA